The Psychrobacter sp. P11G3 genomic interval GCAAACTGGTATCGACCAGTCAGCCTAAAAAGCTCTTAGTCTATGTTAATGTCATCGATAATGAAGTAAGTCGTGATAAATTATTGCCAAATATGAAAGTCACAGGGCGCGTCAACTATGGTCAAATAGATGTAGGCACTATCGTACCTAAGCGCGCGCTACATGATGTTGATCTGACAGAGTTGCAAACTCCTCCTTATATGCCGCTACAACCATTGACTGCGAATGTTTGGATTATAGGTCAAGATCAGCGTTTAACACGCCAACCTATTGAGGTAGTGGAATACGATCCTACTACGCAGCAATATTTGATAGCCGGTGTGAGCAATGATAGCTTAATTTGTTTGGCTGACTTACCTGTTGATTCTAAAGGTAAAAAAGTCATTGTGTCATAATAGCTTATGCTGACAGTTACATTACGTAGAAACATTAACAAAGCTTCTCTTGTTTTGTAACAGCATAATTAGGCAATATGGCCCTACCATATATAGCATTATCCGAGTATTAAAAGACGACTCACATTTAATTATGCGCTATTCTGTATATTTGAAAACGTAAAGGCTTAATAGTTTAACTATTTATTATTACCAACAGCTCGTTATCACCAGAAACGTTATATTTTTATAAATCACAATAACAATTAGAGGACATCCCATGAGTAAGCAGATTTTATTGATTGAAGACGATCCAGATTTGGCTGAGCTGATCAGCGATTATTTGACCATGAACTATTATGATGTGCATCATGCTGGTCTTGGTCAAGAAGGTCTCGACTTATTAGACACCAAAGAGCGCGATATTGACTTGGTTGTATTGGATCTTATGCTACCTGATATGGACGGTATGCAAGTATGTCAAAAGATTCGTGGCAACAAGAACAACATGACCAATAAAGTGCCTATTATCATGCTGACCGCAAAAGGCGACACAACCGATCGCGTGTTGGGGCTAGAGATGGGTGCTGACGATTATATCGCCAAACCCTTTGAGCCACGTGAGCTTTTAGCTCGTATTCGTGCGGTTATTCGTCGCCATGAGCAACCAAATCAAGCCGATAGCCAATCAGACAGCTTAACCTTTGGCCGTTTGAGTGTGTTTCCTGATAGTCATGAAGTCACTATCGATGACCAACCGGTACGTCTGACCACGCATCAGTTTCAGTTGTTACATTACTTCGCCACTCATTCTGGCAAGGTGTTGAATCGTGAGCAACTCTGGCAAGCGATGCCAAATGATGACAGCTCAGACAATATTGACCGTGCGATTGATGTACATATCTCGCGTCTACGTGCTTTGATCGAAGACAATCCACGCCAGCCAAAACGTATTATTACCGTACGCGGCGTCGGCTATCAATTTGCCACTGATCAGGTGTAATCGTAAAGGATACCTAATTAGCTGACTCATGGTGTAAACTCTATACTATGAGTCGGTACAAGCGTTTAATAATAGAGATCGTTTAATGCAGCAATTGGGTTTTCGTTCCGTATTTGCCAAACTATTTGCCAGCGTTATGCTGGCACTTACGTTATTTGCTGTAGCAATGGTGCTGTTGACCCAACTTGTTCATGACAAAGACGCTGGTATTCGCTCAGAGATATTAGCCACACAGATTTTGGGTCAAATCGATCCATTCTTGCACGAATTGAATATTTCCATCAGCAAAGACAACCGTTTACAGTCGCGTTTTATGCTGGCGGTCGTTAAGAAAAGCTTTGATATTTTTGATGAATCACTGCAAGCAAAAATGGGATTGTATGACAGTGAAGGTCGGCTGCTCATGCAAACTGACAATAGCGACCTACCCCTAGAGCTTCCCCCTACTCCTTCTTTATTTTCACGCGTTTTTCCGTCACTTGCAGATACATCACCTACTAAGCAAGCCCAAGTATATAGCAGTACGGGTTATACCTTACTATATGAATCACGTCTAACGCCTAAAAAACCTGTCCTTTCTGCAGCCTTGAACTTGTTCACTGGTACGCTACTACTCTTGCTCATTATGGCAGGTGTACTATGGTTGATTGCCCGGACGATGACATGGCGTATTGACCAATTGAGCCAGCAAATGACTCAGTTGGGTGATGGTGATTTTACGGTGCGAGTGAATGCACGTGGTAATGACGAAATCGCTGCACTAGCACGCGGATTCAACCAAGCAGCACAAAAAATTGAACACTTAATTGATGCCAATAACTTGCTATTAGCACATGCCTCTCATGAGCTACGCACACCGATTACGCGTATCCGTCTACAGATTGAAATGATGGATATGTTGGCTAATGCGCTACCAACTGATACCAAAGCAAAGTTCGATAAACGGGCACAAGCGATCAATAGAGACTTGTCAGGTCTTAATGATTTAGTAGAAAGCATATTACTGGTTAGCCGTTTGGATGCGGGACATGCTTTACAACAAGTTGAAAACCTCGATTTATACGATTTGGTAAATCAAGAACGTCAGCACTATCCTGAAGCCACCCTGATTGGTGAGCACATCGTGATAGATGGTCAGTCATCAATGTTGACTCATTTGATTCGTAACTTACTTACCAACGCTATGCTACATGGCAAGCCACCTGTTACGGTATTGCTATATGGTGTTCAAAGCATAGAAGAAGCCGAAACTGTGCCCGACTATCTATTACAAACAGTGCTATGCAGCAGCTTTGTCGATTACAACAGTTTAGATTTTGACGATTATGAAGAAAACGCTGATGCCAAAATAATTGAACACCAAGCCGCTAAACATGAAACTACTAGTTCGGTTGATAAAAATAAATCAGAAACGACTGACTCAATAGCAGATCTACCAACGCCGACGATCTACAAAAACGGTGAAGACATAGCTGCTCGCAATGAAAACAACGAGAGGAATGATGAAGTCAGTATTGATAATGGCCTTTCAGATGGCAGCTTAATAGACAGTGCTAGCAAACCCCAACCTACTACTGGCGAAACATCACTACTTGCTGACTATTACAGCTTTACCAATGAGTTGACTGACAGAATTAAGAAAGTTATTTGGAGAGCTGTTCCAGATTCTACTGAACCTGCTAGCGACACTGATACTACTAACAACACTGACTTGATTGAAGTAGCTAAAACAAACTCTATAAGCAACGTAGAAAACGCGAATGCTGGCACTCTCGTCGATAATAGCGCTCAAAAACCAGATAAATCTATTACTGATACCGCTATTAAAAATAATGGCTCAAATAATACGAAAGATGATGCCAAATCTAATAGCTCAAACAGTGAGAACTCAGGCGCAGTCGTGCGTAAAGAAGGCTTATTTGCCAAGCATATGAAAAAAGCCAAAACTGAACCTGAACGTCCTTTGCCAAAATATGCGGTGCTGGCTGTAATCGACGAAGGCACTGGCATCCCTGAAGGTAAGCGAGAAGAAGTCTTTAGCCCATTTGTACGTTTGCAGCAGAAAAACAAAGGCTCTGGATTAGGGTTATCCCTAGTTTCACAAATCGTTACCGCCCATCAAGGACGCATTATTACAGATACGCTAAATGGTCATACTAGATTTTTAGTGACTATCCCTATTCATCACGATCCTCATTACAACTATCACGAGTAATCAGTCCCCATCATTATATAGATAGCTATCACGCTGTCACCTTCACACTTGCCATTTTAACTGCTTATTCTTAATCACTATTAATCATAAGCCGGACACGTATGTGCATATCCAAAGTGCCTGATAATATGCTATATTACCGCCCCTTATTATACGGTTATTGACTGTTGTCGTTTTAGCAAGCTTCTTACATATTGAAAGAGGCCTGATGACGCGTTTTTAACCATTAAAAAATTTATTAAATTTTGAGCCCTCCATGAATGACATGATTGTCTTAAACGATGTGACCAAAAGTTTTTTAAGCGACCGATCAATCAAAGACAAGGACGGCAAACCACATTGGTTTACCGCTGTTGAGCCGACATCTCTGACTATCAAACAAGGCGAAATCTTTGGTCTAATGGGTTATTCAGGTGCAGGTAAATCTACCTTATTGCGCCTAATCAACATGCTTGAACGTCCAGATTCGGGTCAAGTCGTGATAGACGGTACTGACCTAACTACGCTGTCTGCCAGTGAGCTGCGCATTGCCCGTCATAATATCGGTATGATTTTTCAGCAGTTTAATCTAATGTCTAATCAAACGGTCTTTGACAACGTGGCATTTAACTTAAAAATCTCTGGTTATCCAAGTCGCGACATTCATAAGCGCGTCATGGATTGTCTTGCGATTGTTGACTTGA includes:
- a CDS encoding sensor histidine kinase, giving the protein MQQLGFRSVFAKLFASVMLALTLFAVAMVLLTQLVHDKDAGIRSEILATQILGQIDPFLHELNISISKDNRLQSRFMLAVVKKSFDIFDESLQAKMGLYDSEGRLLMQTDNSDLPLELPPTPSLFSRVFPSLADTSPTKQAQVYSSTGYTLLYESRLTPKKPVLSAALNLFTGTLLLLLIMAGVLWLIARTMTWRIDQLSQQMTQLGDGDFTVRVNARGNDEIAALARGFNQAAQKIEHLIDANNLLLAHASHELRTPITRIRLQIEMMDMLANALPTDTKAKFDKRAQAINRDLSGLNDLVESILLVSRLDAGHALQQVENLDLYDLVNQERQHYPEATLIGEHIVIDGQSSMLTHLIRNLLTNAMLHGKPPVTVLLYGVQSIEEAETVPDYLLQTVLCSSFVDYNSLDFDDYEENADAKIIEHQAAKHETTSSVDKNKSETTDSIADLPTPTIYKNGEDIAARNENNERNDEVSIDNGLSDGSLIDSASKPQPTTGETSLLADYYSFTNELTDRIKKVIWRAVPDSTEPASDTDTTNNTDLIEVAKTNSISNVENANAGTLVDNSAQKPDKSITDTAIKNNGSNNTKDDAKSNSSNSENSGAVVRKEGLFAKHMKKAKTEPERPLPKYAVLAVIDEGTGIPEGKREEVFSPFVRLQQKNKGSGLGLSLVSQIVTAHQGRIITDTLNGHTRFLVTIPIHHDPHYNYHE
- a CDS encoding response regulator transcription factor, producing MSKQILLIEDDPDLAELISDYLTMNYYDVHHAGLGQEGLDLLDTKERDIDLVVLDLMLPDMDGMQVCQKIRGNKNNMTNKVPIIMLTAKGDTTDRVLGLEMGADDYIAKPFEPRELLARIRAVIRRHEQPNQADSQSDSLTFGRLSVFPDSHEVTIDDQPVRLTTHQFQLLHYFATHSGKVLNREQLWQAMPNDDSSDNIDRAIDVHISRLRALIEDNPRQPKRIITVRGVGYQFATDQV
- a CDS encoding methionine ABC transporter ATP-binding protein encodes the protein MNDMIVLNDVTKSFLSDRSIKDKDGKPHWFTAVEPTSLTIKQGEIFGLMGYSGAGKSTLLRLINMLERPDSGQVVIDGTDLTTLSASELRIARHNIGMIFQQFNLMSNQTVFDNVAFNLKISGYPSRDIHKRVMDCLAIVDLTDRAGHYPAQLSGGQKQRVGIARAIAPSPKVLLADEPTSALDPATTRSLLTCLRDINEQLGVTIVIVTHEMSVIRRLCDRAALLHQGQLLEVADVRDGLIQATTPIGKGLVVED